A genome region from Arthrobacter sp. V1I9 includes the following:
- the menD gene encoding 2-succinyl-5-enolpyruvyl-6-hydroxy-3-cyclohexene-1-carboxylic-acid synthase, with product MPSENSLTSLAAARIVVQILVDGGVQHAVVSPGSRSAPMAYALAEASAQGRIELLVRIDERSAGFTALGLALATGSPAAVLTTSGTAVGNLLPAVMEANHAAVPLIVLSADRPEELRGTGANQTTIQPDIFGEQVRFAVDIPAGTDPERAIRTGLSAATGAFPDLAPGPVQLNLAFRDPLVPGTGEKLPTSADRPRYRGATEPLVMNLPPASTDLPERRTVVLAGHDAGPVAEAFARAHGLPLLAEPSSNARFGPNAVGPYRLLLEHFGPGSATPIERVVLFGRPTLSRPVAALLARPDVQSALYQPLPVAWYEPGRRTELPLESLADLADFAGRGPSSWLDTWLLAGSAAQHALDRILAEEAPATGPDVGSLVWKHARGQLLLGSSNGIRDVDLAGLPAPEPAATVYANRGLAGIDGTISTATGIALGGRQETTVLLGDVTFLHDAGGLLLGSGEEQPDLRIVVLNDAGGAIFDLLEHGAVREAGTYGDAVERLFGTPHTVDLAALAAGYGVGHCSVSTTAALAEALSQPIEGRSIVEVRTDRHGLRALHGRIKDAVAAAVGGVLAG from the coding sequence GTGCCTTCTGAGAATTCCCTGACGTCCCTCGCTGCGGCCCGAATCGTTGTGCAGATACTGGTCGACGGCGGTGTGCAGCACGCGGTGGTCTCGCCCGGTTCCCGGTCCGCCCCCATGGCTTATGCGTTGGCGGAAGCGTCGGCGCAAGGTCGAATTGAGTTGCTGGTCCGGATCGATGAGCGTTCCGCCGGGTTTACCGCCCTGGGCCTGGCACTGGCCACCGGCTCGCCCGCGGCTGTGCTCACCACGTCCGGGACCGCCGTCGGCAACCTGCTGCCGGCCGTGATGGAGGCCAACCATGCGGCCGTGCCGCTGATCGTATTGTCCGCCGACCGGCCGGAGGAACTGCGCGGGACCGGCGCCAACCAGACCACCATCCAGCCTGACATTTTTGGTGAGCAGGTTCGCTTCGCCGTCGACATCCCCGCCGGTACCGACCCCGAACGCGCCATCAGGACCGGCCTGTCCGCGGCCACCGGGGCGTTCCCCGACCTTGCCCCCGGCCCGGTCCAGCTCAACCTGGCCTTCCGGGATCCGCTGGTTCCCGGGACCGGAGAGAAGCTGCCGACGTCGGCTGATCGGCCTCGCTACCGGGGGGCCACCGAGCCGCTCGTCATGAATCTGCCGCCGGCGTCCACCGACCTGCCCGAGCGGCGCACTGTTGTCCTCGCAGGCCACGACGCCGGCCCGGTCGCCGAGGCGTTCGCCCGCGCCCATGGCCTGCCGCTGCTGGCAGAGCCCTCCTCCAACGCCCGCTTCGGGCCCAACGCCGTGGGGCCGTACCGGCTGCTGCTGGAACACTTTGGGCCCGGGTCAGCAACGCCGATCGAGCGGGTTGTCCTGTTCGGCCGCCCCACGTTGTCCCGGCCGGTCGCGGCACTGCTGGCCCGCCCGGACGTCCAGTCCGCCCTGTACCAGCCGCTTCCGGTGGCCTGGTACGAACCCGGCCGGCGCACGGAACTGCCGCTGGAAAGCCTCGCGGACCTCGCTGATTTCGCCGGCCGCGGCCCGTCGTCCTGGCTGGACACATGGCTGCTCGCAGGATCGGCCGCCCAGCACGCGCTTGACCGGATCCTGGCTGAGGAAGCGCCCGCCACCGGACCGGACGTCGGGTCGCTGGTGTGGAAGCACGCCCGGGGCCAGCTGCTGCTGGGCTCTTCCAACGGAATCCGCGACGTCGATCTGGCTGGCCTGCCAGCCCCTGAACCTGCCGCCACCGTTTACGCCAACCGCGGCCTCGCCGGGATTGACGGCACCATCTCCACCGCCACGGGCATAGCGCTCGGCGGCCGGCAGGAAACCACAGTCCTGCTGGGCGACGTGACCTTCCTGCACGACGCCGGCGGCCTGCTCCTTGGAAGCGGGGAGGAGCAGCCGGACTTGCGGATCGTTGTACTCAACGACGCCGGCGGAGCCATCTTCGACCTCCTCGAACACGGTGCGGTGCGTGAGGCCGGGACGTACGGTGACGCCGTCGAACGCCTCTTCGGCACCCCGCACACAGTGGACCTCGCGGCACTCGCCGCAGGGTACGGCGTCGGGCACTGCTCAGTAAGTACGACGGCGGCACTCGCCGAAGCGCTCAGCCAGCCGATCGAGGGCCGCAGCATCGTGGAAGTCCGCACGGACCGGCACGGCCTGCGCGCCCTGCACGGGCGGATTAAAGACGCAGTTGCCGCAGCGGTCGGGGGAGTGCTGGCGGGCTAG
- a CDS encoding o-succinylbenzoate synthase, with product MPTPPVPDLEELLAGAHVVSLPMRVKFRGIMERESLLLQGPAGWGEFCPFPEYGDAEASRWLASAVEGAWQGFPDPLRSVIPVNATVPAVAAGRVPEVLARFGRVDAVKVKVAEQGQTLDDDAARVAAVRSALPGAAIRVDANGGWDVPAAVEALSRLADLGLEYAEQPVPTIDGLAEVRRVLQAAGTPVLIAADESVRKESDPLRVARAGAADLIVVKVAPLGGVRRALDIVARAGLPAVVSSALDTSVGIRAGLALAAALPDLPYACGLGTVSLFESDITTDPLVADDGAIRLRDVAADAGLLEQYSATPARRDWWLARLRRVHALLQVTRG from the coding sequence ATGCCTACGCCGCCTGTGCCCGACCTTGAGGAACTGCTGGCCGGCGCGCACGTGGTCAGCCTGCCCATGCGCGTGAAGTTCCGCGGAATCATGGAGCGGGAGTCCCTGCTCCTGCAGGGCCCGGCCGGCTGGGGAGAGTTCTGCCCGTTCCCGGAATACGGCGACGCCGAGGCTTCCCGCTGGCTGGCTTCTGCCGTTGAGGGCGCGTGGCAGGGTTTTCCGGACCCGCTGCGTTCGGTCATTCCGGTCAACGCCACCGTCCCTGCCGTTGCTGCCGGGCGGGTGCCTGAAGTTCTTGCGCGCTTCGGCCGGGTGGACGCCGTGAAGGTCAAGGTGGCCGAGCAGGGCCAGACGCTCGACGACGACGCCGCCCGGGTCGCCGCCGTCCGCTCTGCCCTGCCGGGCGCAGCCATCAGGGTGGACGCCAACGGGGGTTGGGACGTGCCCGCCGCCGTCGAGGCTTTGTCCCGCTTGGCGGACCTCGGGCTTGAGTACGCCGAACAGCCGGTTCCCACCATTGACGGGCTGGCCGAGGTGCGGCGCGTTTTGCAGGCTGCCGGTACGCCGGTGCTGATCGCGGCCGACGAAAGTGTCCGCAAGGAATCCGACCCCCTGCGCGTGGCACGTGCCGGTGCCGCAGACCTGATCGTGGTGAAGGTGGCGCCGCTCGGGGGAGTGCGGCGCGCGCTGGACATTGTGGCCCGGGCCGGACTGCCCGCCGTCGTCAGCTCAGCGCTGGACACCTCGGTGGGCATCCGTGCGGGCCTGGCCCTGGCGGCGGCGCTTCCGGATCTGCCCTACGCTTGCGGGCTGGGGACGGTGTCCCTGTTCGAATCGGACATCACCACCGATCCGCTGGTGGCCGACGACGGCGCCATCCGCCTCCGCGATGTTGCCGCCGACGCCGGGCTGCTTGAGCAGTACTCGGCAACACCTGCGCGCCGGGACTGGTGGCTGGCCCGGCTCCGCCGCGTCCACGCATTACTGCAGGTCACGCGGGGTTAA
- a CDS encoding PhoX family phosphatase: MSETTARKFTLLPMLGHTKGKRSAVTCALKCDNACSGDVCNTSSNSYFRDIASATMSRRAALGFGAAGALAVVLGSAATSPESASAAGLSKAAKEGFGKSKLQFTAIPPIDASVDAVTVPEGFTWKPVIRWGDPIFNDAPEFDLDNQTAAAQEKQFGYNNDYTDILEVPGSKGRRAVLFANHEYTNENIMFPATMPAEQMRAVGAAAHGLTVVELERQNKNKPWTYVKGAPLNRRYLNNTVYELTGPAAGSSLVKTKDDQAGRFIRGTLGNCAGGTTPWGTILSGEENFNGYFVSPGTSPEDKRYGLTNKATARKWELDEDRWNTRNPGYENEANRFGWIVEVDPFDPSSTPKKHSMLGRFKHEGANVIIAESGHVVAYSGDDERFDYLYKFVSKDKYRPGTTAADRKHNMTLLSAGSLYVARFTGNSPAAEITGTGNVPSDGAFDGIGEWLPLVVDGKSAVPGMSVEQVLVYTRVAADKVGPTKMDRCEDVEPSLHTGKVYVACTNNSNRGTGSNEKATEVNPRNENRDGHVVEITETGDQTSTTFTWNLLMVCGDPAQGDVTYFSGFPVDKVSPISCPDNLAFDSVGNLWISTDGAPSGIGKADGLFKVTLEGAERGKVEQFLAVPRDGETCGPIIHDEERTVFVSVQHPGEDGTFEKQVSFFPDYVPAGTTPARGQARAPRPSVIQVFRG, translated from the coding sequence ATGTCTGAAACGACTGCCCGCAAGTTCACCCTGCTGCCGATGCTCGGCCACACCAAGGGCAAGCGCAGCGCCGTCACCTGTGCGCTCAAGTGCGACAACGCCTGCTCCGGCGACGTTTGCAACACCAGCTCCAACAGCTACTTCCGCGACATTGCCTCCGCCACCATGTCCCGCCGCGCCGCCCTGGGCTTCGGCGCCGCCGGTGCGCTCGCCGTCGTGCTCGGCAGTGCCGCCACGTCCCCTGAATCCGCAAGCGCTGCCGGCCTTTCAAAGGCCGCCAAGGAGGGCTTCGGCAAGTCGAAGCTCCAGTTCACCGCCATCCCGCCGATCGACGCCTCCGTCGACGCCGTCACGGTTCCGGAAGGCTTCACCTGGAAGCCGGTGATCCGCTGGGGCGACCCCATCTTCAATGACGCGCCGGAGTTCGACCTGGACAACCAGACGGCCGCCGCTCAGGAAAAGCAGTTCGGCTACAACAACGACTACACGGACATCCTGGAAGTCCCGGGCAGCAAGGGCCGCCGCGCGGTGCTCTTTGCCAACCATGAGTACACCAACGAGAACATCATGTTCCCGGCCACCATGCCCGCCGAGCAGATGCGTGCCGTGGGGGCGGCCGCGCACGGCCTTACCGTGGTGGAGCTGGAGCGCCAGAACAAGAACAAGCCGTGGACCTACGTCAAGGGCGCGCCCCTGAACCGCCGTTACCTGAACAACACCGTCTACGAACTGACCGGTCCGGCCGCTGGCTCATCGCTGGTCAAGACGAAGGACGACCAGGCCGGCCGCTTCATCAGGGGCACGCTGGGCAACTGCGCCGGCGGCACCACCCCCTGGGGCACCATCCTCTCCGGCGAGGAGAACTTCAACGGCTACTTCGTCTCCCCGGGCACCTCCCCGGAGGACAAGCGCTACGGTTTGACCAACAAGGCCACCGCCCGCAAGTGGGAGCTGGACGAGGACCGCTGGAACACCCGCAACCCGGGCTACGAGAATGAGGCCAACCGCTTCGGCTGGATCGTGGAAGTTGACCCGTTCGACCCCTCCTCCACCCCGAAGAAGCACTCGATGCTGGGCCGCTTCAAGCACGAGGGCGCCAACGTGATCATTGCCGAGTCCGGGCACGTTGTGGCCTACTCCGGCGATGACGAGCGCTTCGACTACCTGTACAAGTTCGTGTCGAAGGACAAGTACCGTCCAGGTACAACGGCTGCCGACCGCAAGCACAACATGACGCTGCTGTCGGCCGGCAGCCTGTACGTCGCCAGGTTCACCGGCAATTCGCCTGCTGCTGAGATCACCGGCACCGGAAACGTGCCTTCAGACGGCGCTTTTGACGGCATCGGCGAATGGCTGCCGCTGGTGGTGGACGGCAAGTCCGCAGTTCCCGGCATGTCCGTGGAGCAGGTCCTGGTGTACACGCGCGTCGCAGCGGACAAGGTTGGCCCCACCAAGATGGACCGCTGCGAGGACGTGGAGCCCAGCCTGCACACCGGCAAGGTCTACGTGGCCTGCACCAACAACTCCAACCGCGGCACCGGTTCCAACGAAAAGGCCACCGAGGTCAACCCGCGCAACGAGAACCGCGACGGCCACGTTGTGGAAATCACCGAAACCGGCGACCAGACTTCAACCACCTTCACGTGGAACCTGCTGATGGTATGCGGCGATCCCGCTCAGGGTGATGTCACCTACTTCTCCGGCTTCCCGGTGGACAAGGTCTCGCCGATCTCCTGCCCGGACAACCTTGCGTTCGACTCCGTGGGCAACCTCTGGATCTCCACCGACGGCGCCCCCTCCGGCATCGGCAAGGCGGACGGCCTCTTCAAGGTCACCCTGGAAGGCGCAGAGCGGGGCAAGGTGGAGCAGTTCCTCGCCGTCCCGCGCGACGGCGAAACCTGCGGACCCATCATCCACGACGAGGAGCGCACCGTGTTTGTTTCCGTGCAGCACCCGGGCGAGGACGGGACGTTCGAAAAGCAGGTCTCCTTCTTCCCGGACTACGTCCCGGCCGGAACGACGCCGGCCCGCGGCCAGGCACGCGCACCCCGCCCGTCAGTGATCCAGGTGTTCCGCGGCTAA
- a CDS encoding VOC family protein has product MAFYAKAFGWQVDDVGFGLMVRRPGYGDHLEATTDPDIRARQSGISAPPGFEDAIAWIATTAAGEAPHWHVTFAVADRDQTVADAERLGAEILGQDDTAWTREALIRDPQGAVFSASQFTPPTG; this is encoded by the coding sequence ATTGCGTTTTACGCGAAGGCATTCGGCTGGCAGGTTGACGACGTCGGGTTCGGGTTGATGGTCCGCCGGCCCGGCTACGGCGACCATCTCGAGGCCACGACCGATCCGGATATCAGGGCACGGCAATCAGGGATCTCCGCGCCACCCGGCTTCGAAGACGCCATCGCCTGGATTGCCACCACTGCAGCAGGCGAAGCGCCGCACTGGCACGTTACCTTCGCCGTTGCAGACCGCGACCAGACCGTGGCCGACGCCGAGCGGCTCGGCGCCGAGATCCTGGGGCAGGACGACACCGCGTGGACCCGCGAAGCACTGATCCGGGACCCGCAGGGAGCGGTCTTCAGCGCAAGCCAATTCACGCCTCCCACCGGCTGA